Proteins encoded in a region of the Uloborus diversus isolate 005 chromosome 1, Udiv.v.3.1, whole genome shotgun sequence genome:
- the LOC129219012 gene encoding uncharacterized PE-PGRS family protein PE_PGRS54-like: MLFVMEGKAFLLGVILLASVLTESHQKGYGNGGGNGGGGGGYGGGAGGGNGGGGYGAGGGAVGGGNGAGGYGGGAGGGAGGNYGGGAVGGNGGFRGGASGGYGAAGGAGGGFKAGGAGGVGGAGGSGGYGNGGAAGSGGYGAGGAGGSGGYGNGGAGGSGGSGGYGAGGAGGAGGFGAGGGSGGAGGYGTGGASGSGGYGAGGAGGSGGSGGYGSSGAGGSGGSGGYGSGGSGGYGAGGAGGADEQVRRGLQSGYGAGKAGGASAFGGGGFVGERGGFGGLRGDQGAIRVTSGGGPGQGNYKGEDGGYGNEGNYPPQPYQFDYNIQDEQGNSNYRQEEGDENGNVRGTYGYMDVDGVYRYVEYEADANGFRANIRTNEPGVGKDSPADVVMTVEEPPAAVVARYAQNNGQKGYAGGQGGAQGGQGGYGGGQGGALSGQGGYGGGQGGQGGAQGGQGGYGGAQGGQGGFGGAQGGQGGYGGVQGGAGRQGGYGGGQGGAGGRGGNVGGQGGAGGRGGYGGGQGGAGGQGGYGGNQGANGGQGGYGGGQGGVGAQGGYGAGKGGQGGQGGYGGSGGQSGAGRQGGYGTGQGGAGRQSGFGGNQGGSQGGYGSGQGGANGQGAYGGSQNGAGRQGGYGGAQSGVGSIGGGNGKNGGGGYGSGGNGGSGGYGQGGSISRQGGSGGYGGQGNQGGQGGYGNGAQGGFGNGGKGGVGGGSGGYGGQSGSGKTNGGSGYGSSAGNGASGAGAQVSSGYGSGGSNGQRGAGGYGGAGGNGGKAGGFGAQGGAGGYGGQGGSGGFGAQGGSNNYGGQGTGGAAGGYGGQQGQGQGSGYGGAQGGAGGNFGNQKGTKY; encoded by the exons GTAATGGTGGCGGTGGATATGGTGCAGGTGGTGGCGCCGTTGGTGGTGGAAATGGCGCTGGAGGATATGGCGGTGGTGCAg GCGGTGGTGCCGGTGGTAATTATGGTGGAGGCGCTGTTGGAGGAAATGGTGGATTTAGAGGCGGCGCCAGTGGAGGCTACGGTGCTGCTGGAGGTGcaggaggaggatttaaagctgGAGGAGCAGGAGGTGTTGGTGGAGCAGGTGGTTCCGGTGGATATGGCAATGGTGGCGCAGCTGGCTCCGGAGGATATGGAGCTGGTGGTGCTGGAGGATCAGGAGGATATGGCAATGGTGGTGCTGGAGGATCGGGAGGCTCTGGAGGATACGGAGCTGGTGGTGCAGGTGGTGCTGGAGGATTTGGAGCTGGTGGAGGATCAGGTGGTGCCGGAGGATACGGCACTGGTGGCGCATCTGGTTCTGGAGGATATGGAGCCGGTGGAGCTGGAGGATCAGGAGGCTCCGGAGGATACGGATCAAGTGGAGCTGGAGGATCAGGAGGCTCTGGAGGATACGGATCAGGTGGTTCCGGAGGATATGGAGCTGGTGGAGCCGGAGGTGCCGATGAACAGGTTAGACGAGGTCTTCAGTCTGGTTACGGGGCAGGTAAAGCTGGTGGTGCTTCTGCTTTCGGCGGTGGAGGTTTCGTCGGCGAGCGAGGGGGCTTCGGGGGCCTGCGCGGGGATCAGGGAGCCATCCGGGTCACATCCGGTGGTGGACCCGGACAAGGGAACTACAAAGGGGAGGACGGAGGATACGGAAACGAAGGCAAT TACCCACCACAGCCTTATCAGTTTGATTACAACATTCAAGACGAACAAGGAAATAGCAACTACCGTCAGGAAGAAGGCGACGAGAACGGAAATGTTCGCGGAACTTATGGTTATATGGATGTCGATGGTGTATATCGCTACGTGGAATACGAAGCTGATGCTAATGGATTCCGTGCCAATATTCGTACTAATGAACCTGGAGTTGGCAAAGATAGTCCTGCCGACGTTGTTATGACGGTAGAGGAGCCTCCTGCAGCAGTTGTGGCAAGGTATGCTCAAAATAACGGACAAAAGGGATATGCAGGAGGTCAGGGAGGAGCACAAGGTGGACAAGGCGGATATGGCGGAGGACAGGGAGGAGCACTAAGTGGACAAGGCGGATATGGCGGAGGACAAGGTGGACAAGGCGGAGCACAAGGGGGACAAGGCGGATATGGCGGAGCACAAGGTGGACAAGGAGGATTTGGTGGAGCGCAAGGTGGACAAGGTGGATATGGTGGAGTGCAAGGTGGTGCTGGTAGACAAGGAGGTTATGGCGGAGGTCAGGGCGGTGCTGGAGGACGAGGAGGTAATGTTGGTGGACAAGGTGGTGCTGGAGGACGAGGAGGTTATGGTGGTGGACAAGGTGGGGCTGGAGGACAGGGAGGCTATGGTGGAAATCAGGGTGCAAATGGTGGTCAAGGTGGCTATGGTGGAGGACAAGGTGGTGTTGGAGCTCAAGGAGGATATGGTGCTGGAAAGGGTGGTCAAGGCGGACAAGGAGGGTATGGTGGCTCTGGAGGACAGAGTGGAGCTGGACGCCAGGGAGGATATGGAACAGGACAGGGTGGCGCAGGACGCCAGAGTGGATTTGGAGGCAACCAAGGAGGAAGCCAAGGAGGATACGGAAGCGGACAAGGAGGTGCTAATGGACAAGGTGCTTATGGAGGAAGTCAAAATGGTGCTGGACGTCAAGGAGGCTATGGTGGAGCGCAGAGTGGTGTTGGTAGCATTGGAGGTGGCAATGGGAAGAATGGAGGAGGAGGATATGGTTCCGGAGGAAACGGTGGTAGCGGCGGATATGGACAAGGTGGAAGCATTTCTCGACAAGGTGGATCAGGTGGGTATGGGGGACAGGGTAATCAAGGAGGTCAAGGAGGTTATGGAAATGGTGCACAAGGTGGCTTCGGTAATGGAGGAAAAGGTGGAGTGGGTGGTGGATCTGGGGGATACGGTGGACAAAGTGGATCTGGAAAAACTAATGGAGGATCCGGTTATGGTAGTTCTGCGGGTAATGGGGCATCTGGGGCAGGTGCACAGGTGAGTAGTGGTTATGGTTCAGGAGGCTCCAACGGACAACGAGGAGCTGGAGGCTATGGGGGCGCAGGAGGAAATGGAGGAAAAGCCGGAGGATTCGGTGCACAGGGCGGAGCTGGTGGATATGGTGGACAAGGAGGTTCCGGTGGATTTGGAGCACAAGGCGGATCCAATAACTACGGTGGGCAAGGAACAGGTGGAGCAGCTGGTGGTTATGGTGGACAACAAGGTCAAGGACAAGGTAGTGGATATGGAGGAGCTCAAGGAGGGGCTGGCGGAAATTTCGGAAATCAGAAAGGAACGAAATATTGA